The genome window GTAACCTCACCTGTTCATCCGTGACCATTCCAACCTCCTTCTTCGAGATTGGGATCACTTTATCTCGTCTCTTCAAACCGGGAATTTTAATTGTCGTCAGGAGGGAATTTTAATTGTCGCTGATCAGACGCCCTATTGAATGCCCGTTCCCGGCTCCGCCGGTGGTTGGATGTGAATGAATAGGCGTTTCAAGGAACAAACAGCATATTGCATGGTTATCATGTATACGCACACGCCGACAATACCCAGGTAGGTTTTTCGCTTCAATCTCTTTAAAACCAATGCAATCATAGCGAAAGTCCTTTTTTCTCCCGTTTCAGGGTGGGTATCACGTGCGTGTGCGTCTTTTGCCAGGGTGGGTATCGTCGGCGTGTGCGTGGGTGGGTATCGTCGGCATGTGCGATAATTGTTTTTTAGGGACAGAGACGATGCCTTTACCTTTACCCAAAAAACCGCGTCGGACATCGCTTGAACGGCATTGAATAGGCGCATCGCCCGGACGCCATCGGATAAAGTCAGTGGACAGTGAATAGAGACTTTTGTCTTTTTCGAATGCTCCGCCCTGATGTTCAACCTTGATGAATCCCTTTGCCAGCAGTTCGGAAAACCCACGCGCCGCGCGCGTCTTTGAAATGCCGTACCTAGCCAATTCTTTATACGTGAGTGAAAGTTTATTTTCGTCAACGCGCATCATCTCTTTGATGCCCTTTTTTCCCGGACATCTTTTGAATTGTCTTTTACACAGAAACATCAACAGCATGACGGTGGAGCAACTCGAAACAATCGCCGACGTTCCTGAGACTCCCAGGCTAATGAATGCAGGACTGAGTAAATATCGGGTTTCAAAAAATGTCCCTTTGCCATATCCATCGGCCATTCCATCATCTCCATTCAAGAAATGGAGAGTCGGTTTTCATGCTTGAAATGATGCGCATTTCCGGTATAATGTAGGGCATAAATGACTCTCCATTTCCGCCCGCGCCTGCCAGCCAGTAAGACGGGCGTTTTCTTTTTATCATCCACCCGGCAACGGACAACAACGCCGTCGCGTCCGTCTCTGTCCAAAATAATAGGCTGCGTAATATGCCAGGGCAAAAAAAAGCGCAATGATTGCCCTGTCGAACGATGGGGCTGTCATTGGCTTGCCCTGGACGCCAATTCAGCCCACACCCAATGAAACGCCTCAATATCCATAAACTTCGCTCCGATAACATGTTTTTCTGTATCCTGGTTATGGGGAGTCGCAGTCATTTTTCTCTCCGATCTTGCAAACTTATATTTTCTCGTTTGAGTGGCTGCACGGTGTTTTTTACCAAAAAACTATCTAAATCTTCTTGAGAAAATCTTAAGCTTGCGCCGAGCTTTGAATAAGGAATTCGTTTCAGGTGGACCAAATTGTAAATCGATTTTTTTGACTTTTGTAAATAATCCCCCGCTTCTGAGATCGTCAACCAATTACGATAAGTCGGATTCATGTTTTTTTTTTGCCTTTCCGATTACATTTTTGTGTTGCTTTTAAGTTCTTTTTGTAATTTAGCAGGGGGAAATAAAAATAATATTCACCGAAATAAAGGCTTTACTTCGGTGAATATCGGTGAACTTTTTAAAATTAGTTCATGTTGCGATGGTTATTTTTTTTGAGGGGCGCGAGAGAGGACATTATTGAGGGTATTATCGAGGATATTACCTTTTTTAGGTTTGCCACTATTCAACACTCGTTGTTTTACTGTCGCCAATTGCTTACGGTTGAACGGCTTTCCACTTTTATTTAAAAAACTGGACTCCACAAACGCATGGATATTTATAGAGTCGGGAATGAATTTCTTTGCTATGAGTTCCTCGAATAAATAAACTAACTGATCTTCAGTTCCTAACCATACTATCTTTTCAAATTTACTTGATGGCTGCGTTTTTTGGGACTCGGCATCGGAGGGTTCGTTCTCTTATTTTTGGACTTCAGATGAGGTTGGAGATTCGATCTTTTTGGGGAGACGCTCATCCAAATAGTCCAATTCTTTCTTTAGCAGATCGTTAAGTTCTCCGGCGCCGGTGAGCCAACAGCCGTATCCCGTAAATGCTTCACGTTCTACAAGATTGATAGCATTCAATAAGCATGAGTGCTCGAATTCGCGTTGAAAGTTTTCCGCAGATTGAATTTTATCCTGAACGGATGGAAGCGCATCCAACTGTTTCCTAAACGTTTTCCATGACGGTTCGTTTTGCCAAGTTAAACGTTGCGGTTTATTCTTTACCGATTTGATTCGTTCAATCATCTTGCCGATTATCTGTTGAGTTTTCATGTCGTTTTTCCCTTTCGTAATTCAACCCGTTGACGGCTTGTTGCAAGTGGCTGGGGGCGAGGTGAGAATACAACCGCGTCGTTTCCGTGTTGGAATGTCCCAAGAGAGCCGCCACTGTATAAAGGGGAGTTCCGGCCATAACCAGGTGGGAAGCGAAGGTATGCCGCAACGTATGCGCCGTTACCTTCTGGTCTCCCGTGATGGGAAGCCCGGCCAGTCTCACCAAACGATGAAACCGTTTCTTCATACCCTCATAACTGACGGATAAAATCAAGCCGTCAGGTTGGCCTTCCGCCCGCCGTTGAGACAAAAACGAGTCCAATTCATCATTGATGGGGATAACCCGCGCCCGCCGGGTCTTGGGCGTCCAATCCTGGCGGGGGGCAACGGTAATGGTTCGTAAATTCAGGTCAACATCCGCCCAACGCAAGGCTATGATTTCTCCCGCCCGCATTCCGCCAAATAAACCCAACATAACGAAGATTTCCAGTTCTTTGGACAGTTGAGAAGCCGTCTCCCGCAAAACGAAAGCCTCTTCTTTGCTCAGAAAACGCAAACGACCACCCTGTTCTTGAAGTTTGGAAATAACGGGAATGCTGGAAACAGGAAGCATCTTCCAAACCGCTCCTTTTCGCAGCATGGGCAGCAAGCAATGATGGGTTTCGATATTGACGGTCCTGGGTTTCACCGATTTCAACCGTTCCCGCTGATAGGCTTCGATTCGAGAAACCGTGATTTCTTTGATAGGAGTATCCGCGCCGAAGAACGGAAGGATAAAATTTTCAAATAAAAGACGCTTGTTTTTCGCCCAACGGGGAGATTGGGTGGAATCGGAATGCTCAAGATATTTTTGGAGCAACTCGCCCAAAGTATGCCGCGCCCGTTGAGTCGGCAGGTCGTTAAACTCTCGCGCCTCTTCCACCTTGAACCGAGCAAGAACCTCCTGAGCGATTTTTTTCGATTCGGTTTTGGTGGATAATCGTTTCCACCTCCCCCCGTTCTTGTATTGAACGTACCAAATATTGCTGCCGGGTCTCTGTATCAGGCTCGCCATGATTGCTATTTCCTTTCGTACACACGGAATTTTTGCATGTACACCCGATTTTTTGTTTACTACTTGGCGGGAAAAAAATGGTTGAAAATGAAAGAAAAAACAGTGCGTACCTAGAATTGTACACAATAATTTAGCGAAATGCAAGGGAATATCGAGAAATGGAAAGAAGAGTAGGTTTGGTTAAGTGGTTATTTTAGGGAAACTTAGGGAAATTTAAGGTAAGCGGGAGACGGGTCTCGAACCCGCAACCCTCAGCTTGGAAGGCTGATGCTCTGGCCAAATTGAGCTACTCCCGCATAATACAATTTGAAAATTATGCTTCGCTTCAACGCGATGTCAAGCGATGCGTTTGGACTCTTGCGAGAAACTTGCTCATCTCAAAAGCATTTGATCGAAATACATATGTTGAATTGGCAATGCCAAAGCGTAAAATACTAAAAAAGCAAACAACTAAAATCATTTTACCCGATTGAAAAAACAGTCGGTTTATTAATGGAGAAACCTACAGCGGACGCGTTATAGAATCGGCAAATTCTTCCGCCAACGTCAGAAAAATAATCATGAAAATCATCGCCAACCTCATAATGTGCTTGCATTTTTTCTACGTTCTTTGCGTAGCCGTTCCGATCCTATTGATACTTATCGGCGCTTTCAGGAAGTGGAATTACGTGCGTAATTTTTGGTTCCGGTTGGTTCATTTCTCGCTCATCGGAATCGTGATCGCGCTGTCTGTTTTGGGATATCCCTGTCCATTAACCGTATGGGAAGATCATTACCGGCAATTAGGCGGTGAAAGCAGTTATTATCACGATTTTATGACCCATTGGATTTCAACTCTGCTCTATTACGATTTCGAGCCTTGGCAATGTACGATATTTTATATCGCCGTCGGCGTTTTTTTGCTCTCGTTATTTTATCTTGTTCCGCCGCATTCACCCTTACGCAAACCGCGGATTCCATCCAAATAATCTTCCATTGGTTCGTCTATAGCGTTCGTTCGGCGATTTTCATTCTCCATGAAATCCGATACGGCGCTTGAAACCCGAGCGATCCGCCATACATTTATGGAAAGAATCGTCATACAATCGTTGCGAGAATTCCGATCGTTATATTTCTCTTCATTCTCGCTCAGGAAAATTGGGAAACCGATATGCGTTATTTTATTTTAATCGCCGACGACGAGGTCAACAGCCGCGATGGATTGCGCAAAGCCTTGGAATCCAGCGAGCGGAAAGTCGAAACCGCCGCCGATGGCGCCGAAGCCTACGTCAAGTTCAAAAAACAGGGTTGCGACGTCCTCATCACTGACATCCGAATGCCGGAGATGAACGGCATGGAACTATTGAAAAAGGTGAAGGAAGAAGACCCTTCCGTGAGCGTCATCGTCCTCACCGCTTATGGCAGCATCGAGATGGCCGTCAAAGCCATGAAATTGGGGGCGTACAATTATCTTACCAAGCCGGTTAATCTCGACGAGTTGGAAATTTTGGTCGAACAGACGCTGGAAAAGCGGCGCATCGAGTTGGAGAACGAATATCACCGCGAAAGCGTCCAACCCGCCGAGGGCGTCGAAGGCATCATTGGCAAAAGCGCGCCCATGCGGCAATTGATGGAACAGATTCGGCAAATCGCTCCATCCAAAGCGAATGTCCTGATTACGGGAGAGACGGGAACCGGCAAGGAACTGGCGGCTCGCGCTATCCACGCCCTTAGCCCGCGCAAGGATCGCCTTTTCGTGCCCATCCATTGCGCCGCGCTTTCGGAAAATTTGTTGGAAAGCGAACTCTTCGGCCATGAGCGCGGCGCCTTCACCGGCGCGATCAAACAGCGCAAGGGCCGCTTCGAGTTGGCCGACCGGGGAACGATTTTTCTCGACGAGATCAGCGAAATCAGCGAGAGCATTCAAGTCAAACTGCTGCGGGTGCTTCAGGAAAAAGAGATCGAACGCGTCGGGGGCATGGAAACGATTACCGTCGATATCCGCATTCTCGCCGCCACCAACTCCGATTTGCAAAAATTGGTCAATGAAGGAAAATTCCGCGAAGACCTATATTACCGATTGAAAGTCATTACGCTCGATCTTCCGCCCTTGCGCGAGCGTCCGGACGACATCCCTCTGCTTTCGACCGCCTTCGTCGACCGATTCGCCAAAGAAAACGGCAAGAAACCGTTCCTTATCGATAACGATTTGATTGCCCTTTTCCAGCAATATTCCTGGCCGGGCAATGTGCGCGAGTTGCAGGGCGTTATCGAAAGCATGGTCATCCTCGCTAAGGGGGATCGATTAAGAGGCGAAAATGCTCCTTTTGAGATAAGGCGCCTGGCAGAGCCGGAAGCGCCGCCGATTCTCGCTGGAGAAGCCACCCTGGCCGAAATCGAAAAAAAAGTCATTCTACAAACATTGGAGAAATATGCGGGAAACCGTACTAAGACGGCGGAATCCCTCGGCATTGGACGCAGAACCTTAATCCGTAAGTTGCACGAATACGGCGTATCCAAATCTCCGGAGGACGATGAATCATGATGAAGAAATCCATTCGTATCGCAATCTATTTTGCAACAACGTTGACTCTTGCTTCCACGGGCGGAATGTCCGTTATAGCGGAGAATATCTCTTTGGATATTTTCGATCTTCCTTCCGCCAACCATACGGTAGTGGCCGAGGGACAGGGTTATTTTCCCGTATTGAACCAAGCGGGAGGACGCCTCTTCGCTATTTTCCGCGCGGGAGGAGGCCACATCAATATAGGCGGCGATCTCGTAGGCGCGTGGTCGGACGAGAATGGCTTGCAATGGTTTCCCCCTACGCCGATCGTCAGTTCCATCTATGACGACCGCAATCCCGCCGTAGGAATTACGCCAACTAAACGGATTGTCCTCGGCTATCACGAACAAGCGAGTTACAACGAAGAAGGAAAATGGGATCCCTCGCTCAAACGCGCGCGCGGAATGTATACATGGTCGGACGACGACGGCGCTACCTGGAATCAGCCTAAACCTTTCGGCGTTCCCGGCCTGGAAAGCGGCTCGCCTTACGGCCGCGTCGTATCGGGAACCGACGGAGTTTTACTGATGAATATTTACGGCCCGTTTACTGACAAAATTCCGGGAATGGCAAAAATCCGGCAGGACCGCGAAGATTACGCCTATCTCATCCGCTCCCAAGACAATGGCGCAACTTGGGGCGATCCCTCCCTCATTACGGAAGGCCACAACGAGACCACCCTATTGCCTCTCTCCAGCAGACGAATTCTAGCGGCGGCCCGCTCGA of Candidatus Omnitrophota bacterium contains these proteins:
- a CDS encoding sialidase family protein, with protein sequence MMKKSIRIAIYFATTLTLASTGGMSVIAENISLDIFDLPSANHTVVAEGQGYFPVLNQAGGRLFAIFRAGGGHINIGGDLVGAWSDENGLQWFPPTPIVSSIYDDRNPAVGITPTKRIVLGYHEQASYNEEGKWDPSLKRARGMYTWSDDDGATWNQPKPFGVPGLESGSPYGRVVSGTDGVLLMNIYGPFTDKIPGMAKIRQDREDYAYLIRSQDNGATWGDPSLITEGHNETTLLPLSSRRILAAARSTGMQRVDVCMSEDGGRVWSSPLRITGQSQHPADLLRLSNGWILLAYGDRSVEAKMIHGVITRDEGRSWDINNDIILSRPVRGDFGYPSAVLTPNGKIAVMYYCAGDAKDYYDGSKALAYMNLFNEADFINAYTNLFLGGAK
- a CDS encoding tyrosine-type recombinase/integrase, which produces MASLIQRPGSNIWYVQYKNGGRWKRLSTKTESKKIAQEVLARFKVEEAREFNDLPTQRARHTLGELLQKYLEHSDSTQSPRWAKNKRLLFENFILPFFGADTPIKEITVSRIEAYQRERLKSVKPRTVNIETHHCLLPMLRKGAVWKMLPVSSIPVISKLQEQGGRLRFLSKEEAFVLRETASQLSKELEIFVMLGLFGGMRAGEIIALRWADVDLNLRTITVAPRQDWTPKTRRARVIPINDELDSFLSQRRAEGQPDGLILSVSYEGMKKRFHRLVRLAGLPITGDQKVTAHTLRHTFASHLVMAGTPLYTVAALLGHSNTETTRLYSHLAPSHLQQAVNGLNYEREKRHENSTDNRQDD
- a CDS encoding helix-turn-helix domain-containing protein, which gives rise to MNPTYRNWLTISEAGDYLQKSKKSIYNLVHLKRIPYSKLGASLRFSQEDLDSFLVKNTVQPLKRENISLQDRREK
- a CDS encoding DUF2784 domain-containing protein, translating into MKIIANLIMCLHFFYVLCVAVPILLILIGAFRKWNYVRNFWFRLVHFSLIGIVIALSVLGYPCPLTVWEDHYRQLGGESSYYHDFMTHWISTLLYYDFEPWQCTIFYIAVGVFLLSLFYLVPPHSPLRKPRIPSK
- a CDS encoding sigma-54 dependent transcriptional regulator, producing the protein MRYFILIADDEVNSRDGLRKALESSERKVETAADGAEAYVKFKKQGCDVLITDIRMPEMNGMELLKKVKEEDPSVSVIVLTAYGSIEMAVKAMKLGAYNYLTKPVNLDELEILVEQTLEKRRIELENEYHRESVQPAEGVEGIIGKSAPMRQLMEQIRQIAPSKANVLITGETGTGKELAARAIHALSPRKDRLFVPIHCAALSENLLESELFGHERGAFTGAIKQRKGRFELADRGTIFLDEISEISESIQVKLLRVLQEKEIERVGGMETITVDIRILAATNSDLQKLVNEGKFREDLYYRLKVITLDLPPLRERPDDIPLLSTAFVDRFAKENGKKPFLIDNDLIALFQQYSWPGNVRELQGVIESMVILAKGDRLRGENAPFEIRRLAEPEAPPILAGEATLAEIEKKVILQTLEKYAGNRTKTAESLGIGRRTLIRKLHEYGVSKSPEDDES